The following are encoded together in the Xanthobacter autotrophicus Py2 genome:
- a CDS encoding nitrite/sulfite reductase hemoprotein beta-component ferrodoxin domain protein (PFAM: nitrite/sulfite reductase hemoprotein beta-component ferrodoxin domain protein; nitrite and sulphite reductase 4Fe-4S region~KEGG: rpc:RPC_4013 nitrite and sulphite reductase 4Fe-4S region) — MYVYDEFDRTFLQERVAEFRDQVARRLSGELNEEEFKPLRLMNGVYLQLHAYMLRVCIPYGTLSSQQLRALGAVARKYDRGYGHFTTRQNIQFNWIKLNELPDAMADLAKVGIHGLQTSGNCIRNTTTDPWAGAAADEVEDPRLYAEVIRQWSTLHPEFTYLPRKFKIAITAAKHDRAAIRVHDIGLRLHKRDGETGFEVMVGGGLGRSPFIGKTIKDFLPKEHLLSYLEAVLRTYNLGGRRDNIYKARIKIQVHEMGAEAFAKKVEAEWVEIRDGALKLDEAALDAIRDRFKIPDLEALDDQPAELARALATDAAFARWHANSVAPHKAKGHAIVTLSLKPVGAPPGDATAEQMDAIADLADQYAYGEIRVAHEQNLTFPYVRQKDLPALWAKLKAIGVATPNVGLVTDIISCPGLDYCSLANTRSIPIAQKLTERFADEARIADIGRLHVNISGCINACGHHHVGHIGILGVEKKDEEFFQITLGGKGNSKARIGELIGPAVAESEIVDVVESLVDTYLNLRTSPAETFVAAVERLGIEPFKERAYAPR, encoded by the coding sequence ATGTACGTCTATGACGAGTTCGATCGCACGTTCCTTCAGGAGCGCGTCGCCGAGTTCCGCGACCAGGTGGCCCGCCGCCTGTCGGGGGAGCTGAACGAGGAGGAGTTCAAGCCGCTCCGCCTCATGAACGGCGTGTACCTGCAGCTCCACGCCTACATGCTGCGGGTGTGCATTCCCTACGGCACCCTGTCCTCGCAGCAGCTGCGCGCGCTCGGCGCCGTCGCCCGCAAGTACGACCGGGGCTACGGCCACTTCACCACCCGGCAGAACATCCAGTTCAACTGGATCAAGCTCAACGAGCTGCCGGACGCCATGGCGGACCTTGCCAAGGTGGGCATCCACGGCCTCCAGACCTCCGGCAACTGCATCCGCAACACCACCACCGACCCCTGGGCCGGCGCGGCGGCGGACGAGGTGGAGGACCCGCGCCTCTATGCGGAGGTGATCCGCCAGTGGTCCACCCTGCACCCGGAATTCACCTACCTGCCGCGCAAGTTCAAGATCGCCATCACCGCGGCCAAGCATGACCGCGCCGCTATCCGCGTGCACGACATCGGCCTGCGCCTCCACAAGCGCGACGGCGAGACCGGCTTCGAGGTGATGGTGGGCGGCGGGCTCGGGCGTTCGCCCTTCATCGGCAAAACCATCAAGGACTTCCTGCCGAAGGAGCACCTGCTCTCTTATCTCGAGGCGGTGCTGCGCACCTACAACCTCGGCGGCCGGCGCGACAACATCTACAAGGCGCGCATCAAGATCCAGGTGCACGAGATGGGCGCGGAGGCCTTCGCCAAGAAGGTGGAGGCCGAATGGGTCGAGATCCGCGACGGTGCGCTGAAGCTGGACGAGGCCGCCCTCGACGCCATCCGCGACCGCTTCAAGATCCCGGACCTCGAGGCGCTGGACGACCAGCCCGCGGAACTCGCCCGCGCGCTCGCCACCGACGCCGCCTTCGCCCGCTGGCATGCCAATTCCGTCGCCCCCCACAAGGCGAAGGGCCATGCCATCGTCACGCTCTCGCTGAAGCCCGTGGGCGCGCCGCCCGGCGATGCCACGGCGGAACAGATGGACGCCATCGCCGACCTCGCCGACCAGTATGCCTATGGCGAGATCCGGGTTGCGCACGAGCAGAACCTCACCTTCCCCTATGTGCGGCAGAAGGATCTGCCGGCGCTGTGGGCGAAGCTGAAGGCGATCGGCGTCGCGACCCCCAATGTGGGCCTCGTCACCGACATTATCTCTTGCCCCGGCCTCGACTATTGCTCGCTGGCCAACACCCGCTCCATCCCCATCGCGCAGAAGCTCACCGAGCGCTTCGCCGACGAGGCACGCATCGCCGACATCGGCCGGCTGCACGTGAACATTTCCGGCTGCATCAATGCCTGCGGCCACCACCATGTGGGCCACATCGGCATTCTGGGCGTGGAGAAGAAGGACGAGGAGTTCTTCCAGATCACCCTTGGCGGCAAGGGCAATTCCAAGGCCCGCATCGGCGAGCTGATCGGCCCCGCCGTCGCGGAAAGCGAGATCGTGGACGTGGTGGAGAGCCTCGTCGATACCTATCTCAACCTGCGGACCTCACCCGCCGAGACCTTCGTGGCGGCGGTGGAGCGCCTGGGAATCGAGCCTTTCAAGGAGCGCGCCTATGCCCCTCGTTAA
- a CDS encoding phosphoadenosine phosphosulfate reductase (PFAM: phosphoadenosine phosphosulfate reductase~KEGG: rpc:RPC_4016 phosphoadenosine phosphosulfate reductase), which translates to MTRLDALEAQSIFIFREAFAQLRKIAMLWSLGKDSNVMIHLARKAFFGRLPFPAMHVDTHRKFPEMYAFRDHYAKEWDLDLIVEDCPPIESTDPTLPPAARSAARKTEGLRLALAKHGFDGVIAGIRRDEEPTRAKERFFSPRGTDGAWNVREQPPEFWDQYNTALTPGAHVRIHPILHWTEMDIWAYTQRENIPVIPLYFSKNGKRYRSLGDQDITNPVESDASTLDEILAELAITKTSERSGRAMDHESEDAFERLRTAGYL; encoded by the coding sequence ATGACGCGTCTCGATGCGCTGGAAGCGCAGAGCATCTTCATCTTCCGCGAGGCCTTCGCCCAGCTGCGCAAGATTGCCATGCTGTGGTCGCTGGGCAAGGATTCCAACGTGATGATCCACCTGGCGCGCAAGGCCTTCTTCGGCCGCCTGCCATTCCCGGCCATGCACGTGGATACCCACCGCAAGTTCCCCGAGATGTATGCCTTCCGCGATCACTACGCGAAGGAATGGGACCTCGACCTCATCGTCGAGGATTGCCCGCCCATCGAGAGCACCGACCCCACCCTTCCCCCCGCTGCCCGCTCGGCCGCCCGCAAGACCGAAGGCCTGCGCCTGGCGCTGGCCAAGCATGGCTTCGACGGTGTCATCGCCGGCATTCGCCGCGACGAGGAGCCGACCCGGGCCAAGGAGCGCTTCTTCTCGCCGCGCGGCACCGACGGCGCCTGGAACGTGCGCGAGCAGCCGCCGGAATTCTGGGACCAGTACAACACTGCCCTGACCCCCGGCGCCCATGTGCGTATCCATCCCATCCTGCATTGGACCGAGATGGACATCTGGGCCTACACCCAGCGCGAGAACATCCCGGTGATCCCGCTGTATTTCTCCAAGAACGGCAAGCGCTACCGCTCGCTGGGCGACCAGGACATCACCAACCCGGTGGAGTCGGACGCGTCCACCCTGGACGAGATCCTGGCCGAGCTCGCCATCACCAAGACCTCCGAGCGCTCGGGCCGCGCCATGGACCACGAATCCGAGGACGCCTTCGAGCGCCTGCGTACCGCCGGCTACCTGTGA
- a CDS encoding conserved hypothetical protein (KEGG: bra:BRADO1066 hypothetical protein), whose translation MTSPLQRKLKISGPTVVTANRLADGISVWLTATGGWSETIAQAAVGTTSDEVLRLLDIAHADEITAVGAYPAPAVLAADGTPQPANLRERIRVTGPTISLPGAA comes from the coding sequence ATGACCTCCCCCTTGCAGCGCAAGCTCAAGATCAGCGGACCGACGGTGGTGACCGCCAACCGCCTCGCGGATGGCATTTCCGTGTGGCTCACCGCCACCGGGGGCTGGAGCGAGACCATCGCCCAGGCCGCGGTGGGCACCACCAGCGACGAGGTGCTGCGGCTGCTCGACATCGCCCATGCGGACGAGATCACCGCGGTCGGCGCCTATCCGGCCCCTGCCGTTCTGGCGGCCGACGGCACGCCGCAGCCGGCCAACCTGCGCGAGCGCATCCGCGTCACCGGCCCCACCATTTCCCTGCCCGGCGCCGCCTGA